The Devosia sp. A16 genome includes a window with the following:
- the rpsG gene encoding 30S ribosomal protein S7, whose amino-acid sequence MSRRHSAEKREVNPDPKFGDLVVSKFMNSLMKDGKKSAAESIVYGAFDIVQSKLKQDPIGVFHTALDNIRPAVEVRSRRVGGATYQVPVEVRTDRQQALAIRWLIESARKRGEHTMKERLSGELMDAVNGRGQAVKKREDTHRMADANRAFSHYRW is encoded by the coding sequence ATGTCCCGTCGTCACTCCGCTGAGAAGCGCGAAGTCAACCCCGATCCGAAGTTCGGCGATCTCGTCGTCTCCAAGTTCATGAACTCGCTCATGAAGGACGGCAAGAAGTCGGCTGCCGAGTCCATCGTCTACGGCGCCTTCGACATCGTGCAGTCGAAGCTGAAGCAGGATCCGATCGGTGTGTTCCACACCGCGCTGGACAACATCCGCCCGGCCGTCGAAGTGCGTTCGCGCCGCGTCGGTGGTGCGACGTACCAGGTTCCGGTTGAGGTCCGTACCGACCGTCAGCAGGCCCTGGCGATCCGCTGGCTCATCGAATCTGCCCGCAAGCGTGGCGAGCACACCATGAAGGAGCGCCTGTCGGGCGAGCTCATGGATGCCGTCAACGGCCGCGGTCAGGCTGTCAAGAAACGCGAAGACACGCACCGTATGGCTGACGCCAACCGTGCCTTCTCGCACTACCGCTGGTAA
- the rplC gene encoding 50S ribosomal protein L3, with translation MRSGLIAQKLGMTRLFLDDGTHVPVTVLDLKNCQVVGQRTQEKDGYTALQLGAGTVKAKNVTKAERGQFAVAKVEPKRQVTEFRVDPANLIEVGATMQADHFVEGQLVDVTGTSIGKGFAGGMKRWNFGGLRATHGVSVSHRSHGSTGQRQDPGKVFKGKKMAGHMGDRRVTTQNLRVVRTDVERGLIMVEGAVPGAKGAWIQIKDAVKKAAPKGAAVPGSFKAAAAAVAEEAK, from the coding sequence ATGCGTTCTGGTTTGATCGCACAGAAGCTGGGCATGACCCGCCTGTTCTTGGACGACGGCACCCACGTCCCCGTGACCGTGCTCGACCTCAAGAATTGCCAGGTGGTCGGCCAGCGCACGCAGGAGAAGGACGGCTACACCGCCCTCCAGCTCGGCGCGGGCACCGTCAAGGCGAAGAATGTCACCAAGGCTGAGCGTGGCCAGTTCGCCGTCGCCAAGGTCGAGCCCAAGCGGCAGGTAACAGAGTTTCGTGTCGATCCTGCGAACCTCATTGAAGTCGGCGCCACCATGCAGGCGGACCACTTCGTCGAGGGCCAGCTGGTCGACGTGACCGGGACCTCGATCGGTAAGGGCTTCGCCGGCGGCATGAAGCGCTGGAACTTCGGCGGCCTGCGCGCCACGCACGGTGTGTCCGTGTCGCACCGCTCGCACGGCTCGACCGGCCAGCGTCAGGACCCCGGCAAGGTGTTCAAGGGCAAGAAGATGGCCGGCCACATGGGCGACCGTCGTGTCACCACCCAGAACCTGAGGGTCGTGCGCACCGATGTGGAGCGCGGGCTGATCATGGTCGAGGGCGCTGTCCCGGGTGCCAAGGGCGCCTGGATCCAGATCAAGGACGCGGTCAAGAAGGCCGCTCCGAAGGGCGCAGCTGTGCCCGGTTCGTTCAAGGCGGCTGCAGCAGCCGTGGCCGAGGAGGCTAAATAA
- a CDS encoding YbjN domain-containing protein produces MKLARLSVAVLLGALAATPALAQTIVDGSKVDEIVTIARGYGSASLETQGDGNPRIAGNIKGVPYYVFFMNCSADAACEDINFYAGFADIKPTMDALNAWNRDKRFGNAYLDADLDAAIEYDVNLEYGVTRENLDAAFGVWSVLLEQYTEYVGYKPAP; encoded by the coding sequence ATGAAGCTGGCACGCCTGTCGGTCGCCGTACTACTTGGCGCCCTCGCCGCAACTCCGGCGCTGGCGCAGACGATCGTCGACGGCTCGAAGGTCGACGAGATCGTGACCATCGCCCGCGGCTATGGTTCGGCCAGCCTCGAGACGCAGGGCGACGGCAATCCGCGCATCGCCGGCAACATCAAGGGCGTGCCCTACTACGTGTTCTTCATGAACTGCTCGGCCGATGCCGCCTGCGAGGACATCAACTTCTATGCCGGCTTCGCCGACATCAAGCCGACCATGGACGCGCTCAACGCCTGGAACCGCGACAAGCGGTTCGGCAACGCCTATCTAGATGCCGACCTCGACGCGGCGATCGAGTATGACGTGAACCTCGAGTATGGGGTCACGCGCGAGAACCTCGATGCCGCATTCGGCGTCTGGTCGGTGCTGCTGGAGCAGTACACCGAGTATGTCGGATACAAGCCGGCGCCCTGA
- the rpsJ gene encoding 30S ribosomal protein S10: protein MNGQNIRIRLKAFDHRVLDTSTREIVNTAKRTGAQVRGPIPLPTQIEKFTVNRSPHIDKKSREQFEIRTHKRLLDIVDPTPQTVDALMKLDLAAGVDVEIKL, encoded by the coding sequence ATGAACGGTCAAAACATTCGCATCCGGCTCAAAGCCTTTGACCACCGTGTGCTCGACACTTCCACCCGGGAGATCGTCAACACGGCCAAGCGTACGGGTGCGCAGGTGCGCGGGCCGATCCCGCTGCCCACACAGATTGAGAAGTTTACGGTCAACCGCTCGCCGCACATCGACAAGAAGTCGCGCGAGCAGTTCGAGATCCGGACCCACAAGCGTCTTCTGGACATCGTGGACCCGACCCCGCAGACCGTCGATGCTCTGATGAAGCTCGATCTCGCCGCCGGCGTCGACGTCGAAATCAAGCTCTGA
- the rpsL gene encoding 30S ribosomal protein S12: MPTINQLIRKPRVSKPKRNKVPAMEANPQKRGVCSRVYTTTPKKPNSALRKVAKVRLTTSREVISYIPGEGHNLQEHSVVLIRGGRVRDLPGVRYHVLRGVLDTQSVKDRKQRRSKYGAKRPK, encoded by the coding sequence ATGCCGACCATTAATCAGTTGATCCGCAAGCCTCGGGTATCCAAGCCCAAGCGGAACAAAGTACCGGCGATGGAAGCAAACCCGCAGAAGCGCGGCGTGTGCTCTCGCGTTTATACGACGACCCCGAAGAAGCCGAACTCGGCTCTCCGCAAGGTTGCGAAGGTTCGTCTGACGACTTCGCGTGAAGTCATTTCCTACATTCCCGGCGAAGGCCACAACCTGCAGGAACACTCCGTGGTGCTGATCCGCGGCGGCCGTGTTCGCGACCTGCCGGGCGTTCGCTACCACGTGCTGCGCGGCGTTCTCGACACCCAGTCGGTGAAGGATCGCAAGCAGCGCCGTTCGAAGTACGGCGCGAAGCGGCCGAAGTAA
- the tuf gene encoding elongation factor Tu, with protein sequence MAKEKFSRSKPHCNIGTIGHVDHGKTSLTAAITKVLAETGGATFKAYDQIDAAPEEKARGITINTAHVEYETTNRHYAHVDCPGHADYVKNMITGAAQMDGAILVVSAADGPMPQTREHILLARQVGVPALVVFLNKCDMVDDPELLELVELEVRELLSSYEFPGDDVPIIKGSATEALNDGDKKLGHDAVLELMRAVDEYIPQPARPVDQPFLMPIEDVFSISGRGTVVTGRVERGIVKVGEEVEIVGIKATQKTTVTGVEMFRKLLDQGQAGDNIGALIRGIDRTQVERGQVLCKPGSVTPHTDFVAEAYILTKEEGGRHTPFFANYRPQFYFRTTDVTGVVTLPEGTEMVMPGDNVNISVQLIVPIAMEEKLRFAIREGGRTVGSGVVAKILK encoded by the coding sequence ATGGCCAAGGAAAAGTTTTCCCGCTCTAAGCCGCATTGCAACATCGGCACGATCGGTCACGTCGACCATGGCAAGACCTCGCTGACCGCAGCGATCACCAAGGTCCTCGCCGAGACCGGCGGCGCCACCTTCAAGGCGTACGATCAGATCGACGCGGCTCCGGAAGAGAAGGCTCGCGGCATCACGATCAACACCGCGCACGTCGAGTACGAGACGACCAACCGTCACTACGCTCACGTCGACTGCCCGGGCCACGCCGACTATGTGAAGAACATGATCACCGGCGCTGCCCAGATGGACGGCGCGATCCTGGTCGTGTCGGCTGCCGACGGCCCGATGCCGCAGACCCGTGAGCACATCCTGCTCGCCCGTCAGGTCGGTGTGCCGGCGCTCGTCGTGTTCCTGAACAAGTGCGACATGGTCGACGATCCGGAGCTCCTCGAGCTCGTGGAACTCGAAGTGCGCGAGCTGCTGTCGTCCTACGAATTCCCGGGCGACGACGTTCCGATCATCAAGGGCTCGGCCACCGAGGCTCTGAACGACGGTGACAAGAAGCTCGGCCACGACGCCGTGCTCGAGCTGATGCGCGCTGTCGACGAGTACATCCCGCAGCCGGCCCGTCCGGTCGACCAGCCGTTCCTGATGCCGATCGAAGACGTGTTCTCGATCTCGGGCCGCGGCACCGTGGTGACCGGCCGTGTCGAGCGCGGCATCGTGAAGGTGGGTGAGGAAGTCGAGATCGTCGGCATCAAGGCGACGCAGAAGACGACCGTGACCGGCGTTGAAATGTTCCGCAAGCTGCTCGATCAGGGCCAGGCTGGCGACAACATCGGCGCTCTGATCCGTGGTATCGACCGTACGCAGGTCGAGCGCGGTCAGGTGCTCTGCAAGCCCGGTTCCGTGACCCCGCACACCGATTTCGTGGCTGAGGCTTATATCCTCACCAAGGAAGAGGGTGGCCGTCACACGCCGTTCTTCGCCAACTATCGTCCGCAGTTCTACTTCCGCACCACCGACGTGACCGGTGTGGTCACGCTGCCGGAAGGCACCGAGATGGTGATGCCGGGCGACAACGTGAATATCTCGGTCCAGCTGATCGTGCCGATCGCCATGGAAGAGAAGCTCCGCTTCGCTATCCGTGAGGGTGGCCGCACCGTTGGTTCGGGCGTCGTCGCCAAGATCCTGAAGTAA
- the fusA gene encoding elongation factor G: protein MAREYPINRYRNFGIMAHIDAGKTTTTERILYYTGKSHKIGEVHDGAATMDWMEQEQERGITITSAATTTFWKGRDGSQYRFNIIDTPGHVDFTIEVERSLRVLDGAIALLDGNQGVEPQTETVWRQADKYNVPRLIFVNKMDKIGADFYFCLDTLDKRLGIKPVVMQLPIGSESDFKGVVDLIEMNALVWRNEELGAQWDVVEIPADLKERAEQYREKLIETAVEMDDAATEAYLNGDMPDNATLRRLIRKGTCDVKLFPVFCGSSFKNKGVQPLLDGVIDFLPAPTDIPAIKGIDVKTDAEIERHASDEEPLSMLAFKIANDPHMGSLTFCRIYSGHLEAGASLENTVKEKKERVGRMFQMHANSREQINEAYAGDIVAIVGLKDTTTGDTLSDPNNKVILERMEFPEPVIDIAVEPKSKADQEKMGLALARLAAEDPSFRVKTDEESGQTIISGMGELHLDILVDRMKREFKVEANIGAPQVAYREAITRTVEHDYTHKKQSGGSGQFARIKFRIEPNEPGKGFEFTSEVVGGNVPKEYVPGVEKGVQSVMGAGPIIGFPIVDIKFALTDGAYHDVDSSVLAFEIAGRAGFREAIEKAAPKILEPIMRVEVLTPEDYVGDVIGDLNSRRGQIRGTEARGIAQVIDAMVPLANMFGYVNSLRSMSQGRAQYTMTFDHYEQVPTAVAQEVQAKYA from the coding sequence ATGGCCCGCGAATACCCGATCAATCGCTATCGTAACTTCGGCATCATGGCTCACATCGATGCTGGCAAGACGACGACGACCGAACGCATCCTTTACTACACCGGCAAGTCCCACAAGATCGGCGAAGTCCACGACGGCGCCGCGACCATGGACTGGATGGAGCAGGAGCAGGAGCGCGGCATCACCATCACGTCCGCCGCGACCACCACGTTCTGGAAGGGCCGTGACGGCTCGCAGTACCGCTTCAACATCATTGACACTCCCGGCCACGTGGACTTCACCATTGAAGTCGAGCGTTCGCTGCGCGTGCTCGACGGCGCCATCGCGCTGCTCGACGGCAACCAGGGCGTCGAGCCGCAGACGGAAACCGTCTGGCGGCAGGCCGACAAGTACAACGTTCCGCGTCTGATCTTCGTCAACAAGATGGACAAGATCGGTGCCGATTTCTATTTCTGCCTCGACACGCTGGACAAGCGCCTCGGCATCAAGCCGGTGGTGATGCAGCTGCCGATCGGCTCGGAAAGCGATTTCAAGGGCGTGGTCGATCTCATCGAGATGAACGCGCTGGTCTGGCGCAACGAAGAGCTGGGCGCCCAGTGGGACGTCGTCGAGATCCCGGCCGACCTCAAGGAACGCGCCGAGCAGTATCGCGAGAAGCTGATCGAGACCGCCGTCGAGATGGACGATGCGGCGACGGAGGCTTATCTCAACGGCGACATGCCGGACAACGCCACGCTGCGCCGGCTGATCCGCAAGGGCACCTGCGACGTCAAGCTGTTCCCGGTGTTCTGCGGTTCGTCCTTCAAGAACAAGGGTGTGCAGCCGCTGCTGGATGGCGTTATCGACTTCCTGCCGGCGCCGACCGACATTCCGGCGATCAAGGGCATCGACGTCAAGACCGATGCCGAGATCGAGCGTCACGCTTCGGACGAAGAGCCGCTGTCGATGCTCGCCTTCAAGATCGCCAACGACCCGCACATGGGTTCGCTGACCTTCTGCCGCATCTACTCGGGTCACCTCGAGGCCGGTGCTTCCCTTGAGAATACCGTCAAGGAGAAGAAGGAACGCGTTGGTCGCATGTTCCAGATGCACGCCAACTCGCGCGAGCAGATCAACGAAGCCTACGCCGGCGACATCGTCGCCATCGTCGGCCTCAAGGACACGACCACCGGCGACACGCTGTCGGATCCGAACAACAAGGTGATCTTGGAGCGTATGGAGTTCCCCGAGCCGGTCATCGACATCGCCGTCGAGCCGAAGTCGAAGGCCGATCAGGAAAAGATGGGCCTCGCGCTCGCTCGCCTGGCCGCCGAGGATCCGTCCTTCCGCGTCAAGACCGACGAGGAATCGGGCCAGACCATCATCTCGGGCATGGGCGAACTGCACCTCGACATTCTCGTCGACCGCATGAAGCGCGAGTTCAAGGTGGAAGCCAATATCGGTGCGCCGCAGGTGGCCTACCGCGAGGCGATCACCCGCACCGTCGAGCACGACTACACCCACAAGAAGCAGTCGGGTGGTTCGGGTCAGTTCGCGCGCATCAAGTTCCGCATCGAGCCCAACGAGCCGGGCAAGGGCTTCGAGTTCACCTCGGAAGTCGTTGGCGGTAACGTGCCGAAGGAATACGTCCCGGGCGTCGAAAAGGGTGTGCAGTCGGTGATGGGCGCTGGCCCGATCATCGGCTTCCCGATCGTGGACATCAAGTTCGCGCTGACCGACGGTGCCTACCACGACGTCGACTCCTCGGTTCTCGCCTTCGAAATCGCTGGCCGCGCGGGTTTCCGCGAAGCCATCGAGAAGGCGGCTCCGAAGATCCTCGAGCCGATCATGCGGGTTGAAGTTCTGACCCCGGAAGACTATGTGGGCGACGTCATCGGCGATCTGAACTCCCGCCGCGGTCAGATCCGCGGCACCGAAGCCCGGGGTATTGCCCAGGTGATCGACGCCATGGTGCCACTGGCCAACATGTTCGGCTATGTGAACTCGCTGCGTTCCATGTCTCAGGGGCGTGCGCAGTACACCATGACCTTCGACCACTATGAGCAGGTCCCTACTGCGGTGGCCCAGGAAGTCCAGGCCAAGTACGCCTAA